One stretch of Streptomyces peucetius DNA includes these proteins:
- a CDS encoding phosphomannomutase/phosphoglucomutase gives MAADLSQIVKAYDVRGVVPDQWDESLAELFGAAFVEVTAADAVVVGHDMRPSSPGLSGAFARGAAARGADVTLIGLCSTDQLYFASGHLGLPGAMFTASHNPAQYNGIKMCRAGAAPVGQDTGLAEIRELVETWSEQGAPAPAATPGSVTERDTLTDYAAHLLSLVDLSGMRRLKVVVDAGNGMGGHTVPTVFESLPLTLVPMYFELDGTFPNHEANPLDPANIVDLQARVRAEGADLGLAFDGDADRCFVVDERGEGVSPSAITALVASRELAKHSGGTVIHNLITSWSVPEVVRENGGTPVRTRVGHSFIKEEMARTGAIFGGEHSAHYYFRDFWNADTGMLAALHVLAALGSQEGTLSDLVAQYDRYAASGEINSKVADQAGSAAAVKAAFATREGVEADELDGLTVTAADWWFNLRASNTEPLLRLNVEARDEATMAKIRDEVLALVRA, from the coding sequence GTGGCTGCTGATCTGTCGCAGATCGTGAAGGCGTACGACGTCCGCGGGGTGGTGCCGGATCAGTGGGACGAGTCGCTCGCGGAACTGTTCGGTGCGGCCTTCGTCGAGGTGACCGCCGCGGACGCGGTCGTGGTCGGCCACGACATGCGGCCGTCCTCGCCCGGCCTGTCGGGCGCGTTCGCTCGTGGCGCCGCGGCACGTGGCGCCGACGTCACCCTCATCGGGCTGTGCTCGACGGACCAGCTGTACTTCGCCTCGGGACACCTCGGGCTGCCGGGGGCCATGTTCACGGCCTCGCACAACCCGGCGCAGTACAACGGCATCAAGATGTGCCGGGCAGGCGCGGCGCCCGTCGGCCAGGACACCGGCCTTGCGGAGATCCGCGAGCTCGTCGAGACCTGGTCCGAGCAGGGCGCGCCCGCCCCGGCGGCGACGCCGGGCAGCGTGACCGAGCGCGACACGCTCACCGACTACGCGGCCCATCTGCTCTCCCTCGTCGACCTGTCCGGCATGCGGCGCCTGAAGGTCGTCGTCGACGCGGGCAACGGTATGGGCGGGCACACGGTCCCCACCGTGTTCGAGTCCCTGCCGCTGACCCTCGTCCCGATGTACTTCGAGCTGGACGGCACCTTCCCCAACCACGAGGCCAACCCGCTCGACCCGGCCAACATCGTCGACCTGCAGGCCCGTGTGCGTGCCGAGGGGGCCGACCTGGGCCTGGCCTTCGACGGCGACGCGGACCGCTGCTTCGTCGTGGACGAGCGGGGCGAAGGCGTCTCCCCCTCGGCGATCACCGCCCTCGTGGCCTCCCGCGAACTCGCCAAGCACTCCGGCGGCACGGTCATCCACAACCTGATCACCTCGTGGTCGGTCCCGGAGGTCGTCCGCGAGAACGGCGGCACCCCGGTGCGCACCCGGGTCGGGCACTCCTTCATCAAGGAGGAGATGGCCCGCACCGGCGCGATCTTCGGCGGTGAGCACTCGGCGCACTACTACTTCCGCGACTTCTGGAACGCCGACACGGGCATGCTCGCCGCCCTCCACGTCCTTGCGGCGCTGGGCTCCCAGGAGGGCACCCTGTCCGACCTGGTCGCGCAGTACGACCGGTACGCGGCCTCCGGCGAGATCAACTCCAAGGTCGCGGACCAGGCGGGCAGCGCGGCGGCGGTGAAGGCCGCGTTCGCCACCCGCGAGGGCGTGGAGGCCGACGAGCTCGACGGGCTGACGGTGACGGCCGCCGACTGGTGGTTCAACCTGCGCGCCTCGAACACGGAGCCGCTGCTGCGACTGAACGTGGAGGCGCGCGACGAGGCCACCATGGCGAAGATCCGCGACGAGGTACTGGCGCTCGTACGGGCCTGA
- a CDS encoding WhiB family transcriptional regulator translates to MTELFEQLLVEDADEELGWQERALCAQTDPESFFPEKGGSTREAKKVCLACEVRSECLEYALNNDERFGIWGGLSERERRRLKKAAV, encoded by the coding sequence ATGACCGAGCTGTTCGAACAACTGCTGGTCGAGGACGCGGACGAGGAACTCGGCTGGCAGGAGCGCGCGTTGTGCGCACAGACCGATCCCGAGTCCTTCTTCCCCGAGAAGGGCGGCTCCACCCGGGAGGCAAAGAAGGTATGCCTTGCCTGCGAGGTCCGCTCCGAGTGTCTCGAATACGCCCTGAACAACGACGAGAGATTCGGAATCTGGGGCGGACTTTCCGAGCGCGAACGCCGGCGGCTCAAGAAGGCCGCCGTCTGA
- a CDS encoding Trm112 family protein, translating to MPLEAGLLEILACPACHAPLDDRTAADTPELICTGKGCGLAYPVRDGIPVLLVDEARRPA from the coding sequence ATGCCGCTCGAAGCCGGCCTCCTGGAGATCCTCGCCTGCCCGGCCTGCCACGCCCCGCTCGACGACCGCACGGCAGCCGACACGCCCGAGCTGATCTGCACCGGCAAGGGCTGCGGCCTCGCCTACCCGGTCAGGGACGGCATCCCCGTCCTGCTCGTCGACGAGGCACGCCGCCCGGCGTGA
- a CDS encoding glycosyltransferase family 2 protein, whose product MSATTAAFVPAVAPEFPRHVVTAVLVSHDGARWLPDALAGLTSQERPVQNVVAADTGSADESAGLLTDALGADRVLHLARRTGFGTAVEEAVRTVGVLTTEDLPYLKRPSGWDPVSRTWRDDAYDMPELPHGEPVQWLWLLHDDCAPEPDALAELLRVADSDAYAAIVGPKLRGWYDRRQLLETGVSIANSGRRWTGLDRREQDQGQHDQVRSVLSVSSAGMLIRRDVFEELGGFDRRLPLMRDDVDLCWRAHSAGHRVLIAPDAVLRHAEAAARERRTVDCAGRSVASPHRVDKAGAVYTLLTNTRGIALPYVLLRIVFGTLLRTLAYLVGKVPGQAVDEVMGLFGVLLRPERILAGRRRRSGRSVESGELRPLFPPPGATVRATIEQVVSNFGGSDADSGGSRHGAAESGPGGDDADFLEIEQFARLKKIARKPGPLLFAVLLVVSLVACRGLFAGGALAGGALLPAPADISDLWGRYADGWHPIGTGGTQTAPPYLAVLAVLSALFLGSTGLALTVLLVCSVPLAGLTAYFASRPIVESRLLRAWASVAYAFLPAATGALATGRLGTAVLAVVLPLIARAAVAAHGLRLQGGGRGSWRATWAYALLLTFAMAFTPVVWPIAVILGIAVLVLRRGDITAYGLRFVAAVGTPVLVLAPWSLSLLTDPTAFFREAGVDYDGGAASAVDLLGISPGGPGTVGGILMIGIVLAALGALLREERQFAIRSAWAVALVGLVLAALVNGSGDGGTGWAGPATLVYGIALLAAAVLGAEGGRSRVAAQSFGWRQPVAALVALAAGLAPAIAAVNWMVSGAGGPLERRDPVQVPAFVAEESDTQDQPRTLVLGGTSSAKVSYTLVRGSGSRLGDAELTEAADSDSRLDKIVANLVAGSGADQTSQLSGYAIRYVLVRDGAPRETRNVLDATPGLSRLSQLDGSALWRVDRQVARATIVSGKEEPLPVASDAVEARAEIPVGGSGRILRIADRADEGWQATLDGQPLKKTTVDGWAQGFELPAEGGRLELTHEAPATHTAWIWIQAFLALVLVVLALPGRRREIDDDLPDEPVAVPDQPVSGEGRRARRLRAQAESEAATEAEGPVNEPVQPEPVPGPQEAEQPAPYATTVPQQQGEWDAQTYTDAGYGTSYGRQDWYQYGDGQGYPEGQQYADGQQYADGQQYGDGQYQQPYQAGAYGDGQYQQQDGQYPQEGQYDPYYGDPNGGPYPEPPAQAPGTTRGESE is encoded by the coding sequence ATGTCCGCCACCACAGCCGCGTTTGTTCCGGCAGTCGCCCCCGAGTTCCCGCGGCACGTCGTCACCGCCGTGCTCGTCTCCCACGACGGTGCGCGCTGGCTCCCCGACGCCCTCGCCGGACTGACCAGCCAGGAACGCCCCGTGCAGAACGTCGTCGCGGCCGACACCGGCAGCGCCGACGAGTCCGCCGGGCTGCTCACCGACGCCCTCGGCGCCGACCGCGTACTGCATCTCGCCCGCCGCACCGGCTTCGGCACCGCCGTCGAGGAGGCCGTCCGCACCGTCGGCGTACTCACCACCGAGGACCTGCCGTATCTGAAGCGGCCCAGCGGCTGGGACCCGGTCAGCAGGACCTGGCGCGACGACGCGTACGACATGCCGGAGCTTCCGCACGGCGAACCCGTCCAGTGGCTGTGGCTGCTCCACGACGACTGCGCGCCCGAGCCCGACGCCCTCGCCGAACTGCTGCGCGTCGCCGACTCCGACGCATACGCCGCGATCGTCGGCCCCAAACTGCGTGGCTGGTACGACCGCAGACAGCTCCTCGAGACCGGTGTCTCCATCGCCAACAGCGGACGCCGCTGGACCGGCCTCGACCGCCGTGAACAGGACCAGGGCCAGCACGACCAGGTCCGCTCCGTCCTGTCCGTGTCCTCCGCCGGAATGCTCATCCGCCGGGACGTCTTCGAGGAACTGGGCGGCTTCGACCGGCGGCTGCCGCTCATGCGCGACGACGTCGACCTGTGCTGGCGCGCCCACTCGGCCGGTCACCGCGTCCTGATCGCCCCCGACGCCGTGCTGCGGCACGCGGAGGCCGCCGCCCGCGAGCGCCGCACCGTCGACTGCGCCGGCCGGTCCGTCGCCAGCCCGCACCGCGTCGACAAGGCGGGCGCGGTCTACACACTGCTCACCAACACCCGTGGCATCGCACTGCCGTACGTCCTGCTGCGCATCGTCTTCGGCACCCTGCTGCGCACCCTCGCCTATCTGGTCGGCAAGGTGCCCGGTCAGGCCGTCGACGAGGTGATGGGCCTCTTCGGCGTCCTGCTGCGCCCCGAGCGCATCCTGGCCGGGCGCCGCAGACGCTCCGGTCGGTCGGTCGAGTCCGGTGAACTGCGGCCCCTGTTCCCGCCGCCCGGCGCGACGGTCCGTGCCACGATCGAGCAGGTCGTCTCCAACTTCGGGGGCTCGGACGCGGACTCCGGCGGTTCCCGCCACGGCGCCGCGGAGTCCGGACCCGGCGGCGACGACGCCGACTTCCTGGAGATCGAACAGTTCGCCAGGCTGAAGAAGATCGCCCGCAAGCCGGGCCCGCTCCTCTTCGCCGTGCTGCTCGTCGTCTCCCTCGTGGCCTGCCGCGGACTCTTCGCGGGCGGCGCACTGGCCGGCGGCGCACTGCTGCCCGCCCCCGCGGACATCTCCGACCTGTGGGGCCGGTACGCGGACGGCTGGCACCCCATCGGCACCGGCGGCACCCAGACGGCGCCGCCCTACCTCGCCGTCCTCGCGGTGCTCTCCGCGCTGTTCCTCGGCTCCACCGGTCTCGCACTGACCGTGCTGCTCGTCTGCTCGGTCCCGCTCGCCGGCCTCACCGCGTACTTCGCCTCCCGCCCCATCGTCGAGTCCCGGCTGCTGCGGGCCTGGGCGAGCGTCGCCTACGCCTTCCTGCCCGCCGCCACCGGCGCGCTGGCCACCGGACGCCTGGGCACCGCCGTCCTCGCCGTCGTGCTGCCGCTCATCGCCCGGGCGGCCGTCGCCGCCCACGGGCTGCGCCTGCAGGGCGGCGGCCGCGGCAGCTGGCGGGCCACCTGGGCATACGCACTGCTGCTCACCTTCGCCATGGCCTTCACGCCCGTCGTGTGGCCGATCGCCGTGATCCTCGGCATCGCCGTCCTGGTCCTGCGACGCGGTGACATCACCGCCTACGGGCTGCGTTTCGTCGCGGCCGTCGGCACCCCCGTGCTCGTCCTCGCCCCCTGGTCGCTCTCCCTGCTGACCGACCCCACCGCCTTCTTCCGTGAGGCCGGGGTCGACTACGACGGCGGCGCGGCGAGCGCCGTCGACCTCCTCGGCATCAGCCCCGGCGGGCCCGGAACGGTCGGCGGCATCCTGATGATCGGCATCGTCCTCGCCGCGCTGGGCGCCCTGCTGCGCGAGGAGCGGCAGTTCGCCATCCGCAGCGCCTGGGCGGTCGCGCTCGTCGGCCTGGTCCTCGCCGCCCTCGTCAACGGCTCCGGTGACGGCGGCACCGGCTGGGCGGGACCCGCGACCCTTGTCTACGGCATCGCACTGCTCGCGGCCGCCGTGCTCGGCGCCGAGGGTGGCCGCAGCCGCGTCGCCGCCCAGAGCTTCGGCTGGCGGCAACCGGTCGCCGCCCTGGTCGCGCTGGCCGCCGGCCTGGCTCCCGCCATTGCCGCGGTCAACTGGATGGTCAGCGGCGCGGGCGGCCCGCTCGAGCGGCGCGACCCGGTCCAGGTACCCGCGTTCGTCGCCGAGGAGAGCGACACGCAGGACCAGCCGCGCACCCTGGTGCTCGGCGGCACGTCGTCGGCCAAGGTCTCGTACACCCTCGTACGCGGCTCCGGCAGCCGCCTCGGCGACGCGGAACTCACTGAGGCGGCCGACAGCGACAGCCGCCTCGACAAGATCGTCGCCAACCTCGTCGCGGGCTCCGGCGCGGACCAGACCAGCCAGCTCAGCGGCTATGCGATCCGCTACGTACTGGTGCGCGACGGCGCCCCCCGCGAAACCCGTAACGTCCTCGACGCCACGCCCGGTCTGAGCCGGCTCAGCCAGCTCGACGGCAGCGCACTGTGGCGGGTGGACCGACAGGTCGCCCGCGCCACGATCGTGAGCGGCAAGGAGGAACCGCTGCCGGTGGCCTCCGACGCCGTGGAGGCCCGCGCCGAGATCCCCGTGGGCGGCTCCGGCCGCATCCTGCGCATCGCGGACCGCGCGGACGAGGGCTGGCAGGCCACGCTCGACGGGCAGCCGCTCAAGAAGACCACGGTCGACGGCTGGGCCCAGGGCTTCGAGCTGCCCGCAGAGGGCGGCCGCCTCGAGCTGACGCACGAGGCCCCGGCCACTCACACGGCCTGGATCTGGATCCAGGCGTTCCTCGCACTGGTGCTGGTGGTGCTCGCTCTCCCCGGGCGGCGCCGGGAGATCGACGACGATCTCCCGGACGAGCCGGTCGCGGTACCGGACCAGCCGGTGTCGGGCGAGGGCCGCCGGGCGCGCAGGCTGCGGGCCCAGGCGGAGTCCGAGGCCGCCACGGAGGCGGAAGGCCCCGTGAACGAGCCCGTCCAGCCGGAGCCGGTGCCGGGCCCGCAGGAGGCGGAGCAGCCGGCGCCGTATGCGACGACCGTGCCGCAGCAGCAGGGCGAGTGGGACGCGCAGACGTACACCGACGCCGGCTACGGGACCTCGTACGGCCGGCAGGACTGGTACCAGTACGGCGACGGCCAGGGCTACCCCGAGGGACAGCAGTACGCCGACGGACAGCAGTACGCCGACGGACAGCAGTACGGCGACGGCCAGTACCAGCAGCCGTACCAGGCAGGGGCCTACGGCGACGGCCAGTACCAGCAGCAGGACGGCCAGTATCCGCAGGAGGGGCAGTACGACCCCTACTACGGCGACCCGAACGGTGGCCCGTACCCAGAACCCCCGGCGCAAGCCCCCGGCACGACGCGAGGCGAGTCAGAGTGA
- a CDS encoding cysteine dioxygenase, whose amino-acid sequence MNSDSDLQIAGDILAVQHLLQPAREHPVTVAEFAGLARSIAADRAQWEHLVEYDATSRWYHRLRTGPGYEVWLLSWVPGQGSGLHDHGPSSGVLTVLQGELTERTERGERSLAAGSQRVFAPGYAHEVVNDALEPAVSLHVYYPGLTEMPMHTAANCTTETVPV is encoded by the coding sequence ATGAACAGCGACAGCGACCTCCAGATCGCCGGCGACATCCTCGCCGTACAGCACCTGCTCCAGCCCGCCCGTGAGCACCCGGTCACCGTGGCCGAGTTCGCGGGTCTCGCCCGCTCCATCGCCGCCGACCGCGCCCAGTGGGAGCACCTCGTCGAGTACGACGCCACCTCCCGCTGGTACCACCGGCTGCGCACCGGCCCCGGCTACGAGGTGTGGCTGCTCAGCTGGGTCCCCGGCCAGGGCAGCGGCCTGCACGACCACGGCCCCTCCTCCGGCGTGCTCACCGTCCTCCAGGGTGAGCTGACCGAACGGACCGAGCGCGGCGAGCGGTCGCTGGCGGCGGGCTCCCAGCGGGTCTTCGCACCGGGTTACGCGCACGAGGTCGTCAACGACGCCCTCGAACCTGCCGTGAGCCTGCACGTCTACTACCCGGGCCTGACCGAGATGCCGATGCACACGGCCGCCAACTGCACGACGGAGACGGTGCCCGTCTGA
- a CDS encoding DUF5719 family protein: MKRTTISLIAVTTALAAVTGFASLTAPDGEGAPAAEAPVRLPVERSSLLCPAPSNSDLAETQYTSFTPAAKSGAGQGSVDEGTDEDSAELRLSAAALADKDKAKDEKAKDEKGKDEDDAKKPASDKPFLALKEPGKPVSAEESGGQAPALVGTATGSLAPGWTTQQTTMVSAGSGRGLLGVSCTAPDTDFWFPGASLADKRQDYVHLTNPDEATAVVDVELYGKDGVLKSTVAEGIPVPGGAGLPVLLSTLTGDPAEDVTVHVTTRTGRVGAVVRSVEENTGSDWLTASADPSGTTVLPGIPADATSVQLVAFAPGDDDAELKLQLAGATGTITPAGHETLHVKSGMTASVDLKDVTRGEAGSLILSPAEGGTATPVVAALRVTRGKGDEKEIAFLPAAAPVGERATVADNRAKGTRLSLTAAGKDAKVKVTASAGTEGGTPVVKEYTVKAGTTTAVPAPVPAGLKGSYALTVETVSGGPVHASRMLEIPEDGIPMFTVQTLPDDRGTVAVPEAEQDLSVLDD, translated from the coding sequence GTGAAGCGCACGACCATCTCCCTGATCGCGGTCACCACGGCCCTTGCCGCGGTCACCGGCTTCGCATCGCTCACGGCCCCCGACGGTGAGGGCGCGCCGGCGGCCGAGGCCCCGGTACGCCTGCCCGTCGAGCGTTCGAGCCTGCTGTGCCCGGCGCCGAGCAACTCGGACCTGGCAGAGACGCAGTACACGTCCTTCACGCCTGCCGCGAAGAGCGGCGCGGGCCAGGGGTCCGTCGACGAAGGCACCGATGAGGACTCGGCCGAACTCCGGCTGTCCGCGGCCGCGCTGGCCGACAAGGACAAGGCCAAGGACGAGAAGGCCAAGGACGAGAAGGGGAAGGACGAGGACGACGCGAAGAAGCCCGCGTCCGACAAGCCCTTCCTGGCGCTCAAGGAGCCCGGCAAGCCCGTTTCGGCCGAGGAGAGCGGCGGGCAGGCCCCGGCGCTCGTCGGCACGGCCACCGGCAGCCTCGCCCCCGGCTGGACGACGCAGCAGACCACGATGGTGTCCGCGGGCAGCGGCCGCGGCCTCCTCGGTGTCAGCTGCACCGCTCCGGACACCGACTTCTGGTTCCCCGGTGCCTCACTGGCCGACAAGCGCCAGGACTACGTGCACCTGACCAACCCGGACGAGGCCACCGCCGTCGTCGACGTCGAGCTCTACGGCAAGGACGGCGTCCTCAAGAGCACCGTGGCCGAGGGCATCCCCGTCCCCGGCGGAGCCGGCCTCCCGGTTCTGCTGTCGACGCTGACGGGGGACCCGGCCGAGGACGTGACCGTGCACGTCACCACTCGGACGGGCCGGGTCGGCGCCGTCGTACGGTCCGTCGAGGAGAACACGGGCAGCGACTGGCTCACGGCCTCGGCCGACCCGTCAGGCACCACCGTCCTCCCGGGCATCCCGGCCGACGCGACCTCGGTCCAGCTCGTGGCCTTCGCCCCCGGGGACGACGACGCGGAGCTGAAGCTTCAGCTGGCGGGCGCCACCGGCACCATCACCCCGGCCGGTCACGAGACGCTGCACGTCAAGTCCGGAATGACGGCGAGTGTCGATCTGAAGGACGTCACCCGGGGCGAGGCGGGGTCGCTGATCCTCAGCCCCGCGGAGGGCGGCACGGCCACTCCCGTGGTGGCCGCCCTGCGCGTGACGCGCGGCAAGGGCGACGAGAAGGAGATCGCCTTCCTCCCGGCCGCCGCCCCGGTGGGCGAGCGCGCCACGGTCGCCGACAACCGGGCCAAGGGGACCCGGCTGTCACTGACGGCAGCGGGCAAGGACGCGAAGGTGAAGGTGACCGCGTCGGCGGGCACGGAGGGCGGCACCCCGGTCGTCAAGGAGTACACCGTGAAGGCCGGCACGACGACCGCGGTCCCCGCGCCCGTACCGGCCGGCCTCAAGGGCTCGTACGCGCTCACGGTGGAGACGGTGTCGGGCGGGCCCGTCCACGCGTCGCGGATGCTGGAGATCCCGGAGGACGGCATCCCGATGTTCACGGTGCAGACGCTCCCGGACGACCGGGGAACGGTCGCGGTGCCGGAGGCGGAGCAGGACCTCTCGGTGCTGGACGACTGA
- a CDS encoding metallopeptidase family protein: MDSPVPPRPAEPRPRRRDRHGRGMRGPVAPPQVPLSASRAETFRDLVQDSVERLERRWPQLADVDFMVLEVPVTPDESVPLGSAVPAAKDRPARIMIYRRPVEIRTKSRDERALLVHEVVVEQVAELLGLAPESVDPRYGQD; the protein is encoded by the coding sequence ATGGACAGTCCTGTACCCCCCCGACCGGCAGAGCCGAGGCCCCGCCGCCGTGACCGGCACGGACGAGGTATGCGCGGGCCGGTGGCCCCGCCTCAGGTACCGCTCTCGGCCAGCCGCGCCGAGACCTTCCGTGACCTGGTCCAGGACTCGGTGGAGCGGCTGGAGCGGCGCTGGCCACAGCTGGCGGACGTGGACTTCATGGTGCTGGAGGTGCCTGTTACGCCGGACGAGTCGGTGCCTCTGGGCAGCGCCGTCCCCGCCGCCAAGGACCGGCCCGCGCGGATCATGATTTATCGCCGGCCCGTCGAGATTCGGACAAAGAGCCGCGACGAACGAGCACTCCTCGTTCACGAAGTGGTCGTCGAGCAGGTCGCGGAGCTGCTCGGGCTGGCTCCGGAATCGGTCGATCCGCGGTACGGGCAGGACTGA
- a CDS encoding DUF3499 domain-containing protein: MESRRSPLKSAVPSNVVSPVRRCSRTACGRPAVATLTYVYADSTAVLGPLATYAEPHCYDLCAEHSERLTAPRGWEVVRLTDGSAPARPSGDDLEALANAVREAARPQGRTAEAGGPGGRRSADPMEVARRGHLRVLRSPDS; encoded by the coding sequence GTGGAGAGTCGTCGCAGCCCGCTCAAGAGTGCGGTACCGTCCAACGTCGTGAGCCCTGTACGTCGCTGTTCGCGCACCGCGTGCGGCCGCCCTGCCGTCGCGACACTGACGTACGTCTATGCCGACTCGACTGCGGTCCTCGGTCCGCTCGCCACCTACGCCGAGCCCCACTGCTATGACCTGTGTGCCGAACACAGCGAGCGGCTGACGGCGCCGCGCGGCTGGGAGGTCGTACGGCTCACCGACGGCTCGGCCCCCGCCCGCCCCAGCGGCGACGACCTCGAAGCGCTGGCGAACGCGGTGCGCGAGGCGGCACGGCCCCAGGGGCGTACGGCGGAAGCGGGCGGCCCGGGCGGCCGGCGCTCCGCGGACCCGATGGAGGTCGCGCGCCGCGGCCATCTGCGGGTGCTGCGGTCCCCCGACTCCTGA